In Minwuia thermotolerans, one genomic interval encodes:
- the argE gene encoding acetylornithine deacetylase codes for MTSPDARTLDILNRLIAFDTTSRNSNLDLIRWAESYLAERGVTSALQFDETGEKANLWATIGPADVPGVMLSGHSDVVPVDGQEWASDPFRAETRDGRVYGRGAADMKAFIALCLAHADDFAAARLKMPVHIALSYDEEVGCLGGRQLAAMLSGLEVKPRLCVVGEPTNMGVVIGHKGKSSYRCHVRGFECHSSLTHEGVNAVEYAALTIAAIRRLAEDKRANGPFDEAFDPPYTTVHTGVVQGGTALNIVPRDCEFLFEFRNLPADEPEDLLARIRGEADRLCAEMRAVRPETGIEFERVAWFAGLETSEDAEVATLAKSFAQTNATSKVSFGTEAGHYHGAGVPTIVCGPGDIAQAHKPDEFVALDQIAACEAFFGRLLGWMTD; via the coding sequence ATGACATCTCCAGACGCCCGCACTCTCGACATCCTCAACCGGCTGATCGCCTTCGACACGACCAGCCGCAATTCCAATCTGGACCTGATCCGCTGGGCGGAGTCCTACCTCGCCGAACGCGGGGTGACGTCGGCGCTGCAGTTCGACGAGACCGGCGAGAAGGCCAATCTCTGGGCCACCATCGGCCCCGCCGACGTGCCGGGCGTCATGCTGTCGGGGCATTCGGACGTGGTGCCCGTCGATGGCCAGGAATGGGCCTCCGATCCGTTCCGGGCGGAGACGCGGGACGGCCGGGTCTATGGCCGCGGCGCGGCGGACATGAAAGCCTTCATCGCCCTCTGTCTCGCGCATGCCGACGACTTTGCCGCCGCGCGGCTGAAGATGCCGGTACACATCGCGCTGTCCTATGACGAGGAGGTCGGCTGCCTGGGCGGCCGCCAGCTCGCGGCCATGCTGTCGGGCCTGGAGGTGAAGCCGCGGCTCTGCGTCGTCGGCGAGCCGACGAACATGGGCGTGGTCATCGGCCACAAGGGCAAATCGAGCTATCGCTGCCATGTGCGCGGTTTCGAATGTCATTCCTCGCTCACGCATGAAGGCGTCAACGCGGTCGAATACGCCGCGCTCACCATCGCGGCGATCCGCCGCCTCGCCGAGGACAAACGCGCCAACGGCCCCTTCGACGAAGCCTTCGATCCGCCCTACACCACGGTCCACACGGGTGTCGTCCAGGGTGGCACGGCGCTCAACATCGTGCCCAGGGACTGCGAGTTCCTGTTCGAATTCCGCAATCTGCCCGCCGACGAGCCGGAAGACCTGCTGGCTCGAATCAGGGGGGAGGCGGACCGCCTCTGTGCGGAGATGCGCGCGGTCCGGCCGGAGACCGGCATCGAGTTCGAGCGCGTCGCCTGGTTCGCCGGGCTGGAGACGTCCGAGGACGCGGAGGTCGCCACCCTGGCCAAGTCCTTCGCGCAGACCAACGCCACGTCCAAGGTGAGCTTCGGCACCGAAGCCGGGCACTATCACGGCGCCGGCGTTCCGACCATCGTCTGCGGACCGGGCGACATCGCCCAGGCGCACAAGCCCGACGAGTTCGTGGCGCTGGATCAGATCGCGGCGTGCGAGGCCTTCTTCGGCCGCCTGCTGGGCTGGATGACCGACTGA
- a CDS encoding DUF4864 domain-containing protein, producing MCIRLHALVLALCLAWPALAAPADEIRAVIEDQIAAFRAGDGDRAFAHASPAIQAKFGSPANFMEMVRTGYPQVYRPRDMQFQAVEAFEHVTVQEVFFFGQDGSAVVARYFMEMNEAGAWKIAGVELRQAPELGV from the coding sequence ATGTGCATCCGCCTTCACGCCCTCGTGCTGGCGCTCTGTCTCGCCTGGCCGGCGCTGGCCGCGCCCGCCGACGAGATCCGGGCCGTCATCGAGGATCAGATCGCCGCCTTTCGCGCGGGAGACGGCGACCGCGCCTTCGCCCACGCCTCGCCGGCCATACAGGCGAAGTTCGGGTCGCCGGCGAACTTCATGGAAATGGTGCGGACCGGCTATCCGCAGGTCTACCGCCCGCGCGACATGCAGTTCCAGGCGGTCGAGGCGTTCGAGCATGTCACCGTCCAGGAAGTGTTCTTCTTCGGTCAGGACGGCTCGGCGGTCGTGGCGCGGTACTTCATGGAGATGAACGAGGCCGGCGCATGGAAGATCGCTGGGGTCGAGCTGCGGCAGGCGCCCGAACTCGGCGTCTGA
- a CDS encoding multidrug effflux MFS transporter, protein MTAAEHRIGKVQATGFMIALLAAITAIGQFATNIYLPALPSIAAEMDAGAAEAQLTLTAYLATFALTQLAYGPVSDRFGRRIVLMFGLAVFVAGSVTCMLAPGIVMLIAGRVLQAFGGAACTVVARAVVRDSFDGPALQKVMALIAILFALVPGLSPLFGALLQEFAGWRSIFAVTGVAGLVVAALMVARLPETLSRRLHKLNAAELVRGYTMVMGNAAFRRFAIPNALIFAAMFAFFGGSPRTFITFLGVSPTEYGFYPPLASLGFVIGGLVVRALAGRMDAVGICKLGLAVVLAACAFGYVMPLLGMIDKFVLIGAVVAFVSGLGIFLPTAMASALQIFPDRAGTASAMMGFLQMAGAGVGSALVAVYQEPFPILAYPAVMFFAVALSVIYFLPRRARA, encoded by the coding sequence ATGACGGCGGCGGAACACAGGATCGGCAAGGTCCAGGCGACAGGCTTCATGATCGCGCTGTTGGCCGCGATCACGGCGATCGGGCAGTTCGCCACCAACATCTATCTGCCGGCCCTGCCATCGATCGCCGCCGAGATGGACGCCGGCGCGGCCGAGGCGCAACTCACGCTGACGGCCTATCTGGCGACATTCGCCCTGACCCAGCTCGCCTACGGTCCGGTGTCGGACCGGTTCGGGCGGCGAATCGTGCTGATGTTCGGCCTTGCCGTCTTCGTGGCCGGCAGCGTGACCTGCATGCTGGCGCCGGGTATCGTCATGCTGATTGCCGGCCGTGTGCTGCAGGCCTTCGGCGGCGCGGCCTGCACCGTCGTGGCGCGCGCGGTCGTCCGCGACAGCTTCGACGGCCCTGCGCTGCAGAAGGTCATGGCCCTGATCGCCATCCTTTTCGCCCTGGTGCCGGGGTTGTCGCCGCTGTTCGGCGCGCTGCTGCAGGAGTTCGCCGGCTGGCGCTCCATTTTCGCCGTCACCGGGGTCGCCGGACTGGTGGTCGCGGCGTTGATGGTTGCCCGCCTGCCGGAAACACTTTCCCGCCGTCTGCACAAACTGAATGCGGCCGAGCTGGTCCGCGGCTACACCATGGTGATGGGCAACGCCGCCTTCCGGCGCTTCGCGATCCCCAACGCGTTGATCTTCGCGGCGATGTTCGCCTTCTTCGGCGGATCGCCGCGCACCTTCATCACCTTTCTCGGCGTCTCGCCGACGGAATACGGCTTCTATCCGCCGCTGGCCTCCCTCGGCTTCGTGATCGGCGGCCTGGTGGTGCGCGCGCTTGCCGGGCGGATGGATGCGGTGGGCATCTGCAAGCTGGGCCTCGCCGTGGTTCTCGCGGCCTGCGCCTTCGGCTATGTCATGCCGCTGCTGGGTATGATCGACAAGTTCGTGCTGATCGGCGCCGTCGTCGCCTTCGTTTCGGGGCTGGGCATCTTCCTGCCCACGGCGATGGCCAGCGCATTGCAGATCTTCCCGGACCGGGCGGGAACGGCCTCCGCCATGATGGGTTTCCTGCAGATGGCCGGCGCCGGGGTCGGCAGCGCGCTGGTCGCCGTCTATCAGGAGCCGTTTCCGATCCTGGCCTATCCCGCGGTCATGTTCTTCGCGGTGGCGCTTTCGGTGATCTACTTCCTGCCGAGGCGCGCCCGCGCCTGA
- a CDS encoding M48 family metalloprotease, with protein sequence MLKKLRVFAAGLAIASLVACQQVENPATGETELSTVSLEQEREMGREAHPQILAQFGGEYQDPELQGYVRQIGMRLARGAELPAEQFTFTLLDTPVVNAFAVPGGYVYVTRGMLAILNTEAELAGVMGHEIGHVTARHSAQQQKQGLFANLAVLGAAILTGSGDVARIGQVAAQGYMASHSRSDERQADSLGIRYLSRAGYDPMAMAGGLRALQRHSELIAAMSGRELQQVSFFSTHPHTPERVAATADEARGVSVSDPEVGRDAYLDAIDGMIYGDSPSQGFARGNTFAHPELRFSFQVPEGFSLDNLPQAVVASSRDGGRRIIFDQEPDRSVASRQGGMDAYIANHWGEGAQLSGLKRITLDGMPAATAVAPVTANNQPYAARLVAIRFDENRIYRFVFLAPRNDGRALSSMYERTVGSFERLTASEARQLQPLRLQVVTVDSNDTVSSLSSSAGAEGFAEQRFRVLNDLGGEDGLRPGRRVKVVRVGG encoded by the coding sequence ATGCTCAAGAAACTCCGCGTCTTTGCGGCGGGTCTCGCGATCGCTTCCCTCGTCGCCTGCCAGCAGGTCGAGAATCCGGCCACCGGCGAGACCGAGCTCTCGACGGTCAGTCTCGAACAGGAACGGGAGATGGGGCGCGAAGCCCATCCCCAGATTCTCGCGCAGTTCGGCGGTGAGTATCAGGATCCCGAACTGCAGGGCTATGTCCGGCAGATCGGCATGCGGCTGGCCCGGGGCGCGGAACTCCCGGCCGAACAATTCACCTTCACGCTGCTCGATACGCCGGTCGTGAACGCCTTCGCCGTGCCGGGCGGCTATGTCTACGTCACGCGCGGCATGCTGGCGATCCTGAACACGGAAGCCGAGCTGGCCGGCGTGATGGGGCACGAGATCGGCCATGTCACGGCGCGTCACAGCGCCCAGCAGCAGAAGCAGGGACTGTTCGCCAACCTCGCCGTGCTCGGCGCCGCCATCCTGACGGGCAGCGGCGACGTCGCCCGCATCGGTCAGGTCGCCGCCCAGGGCTATATGGCGAGCCATTCGCGCAGCGACGAACGCCAGGCCGACAGCCTGGGTATCCGCTATCTGTCGCGCGCCGGTTACGACCCGATGGCGATGGCCGGCGGCTTGCGCGCCCTGCAGCGTCATTCCGAACTGATCGCCGCCATGAGCGGTCGCGAACTGCAGCAGGTCAGCTTCTTCTCGACCCACCCCCACACGCCCGAGCGGGTCGCAGCCACCGCCGACGAGGCCCGCGGCGTCAGCGTTTCCGACCCCGAAGTCGGTCGCGACGCCTATCTCGACGCGATCGACGGCATGATCTATGGCGACAGCCCGTCCCAGGGCTTCGCCCGCGGTAACACATTCGCCCATCCCGAACTGCGCTTCTCCTTCCAGGTGCCGGAGGGCTTCAGCCTGGACAACCTGCCCCAGGCAGTCGTCGCCAGTTCGCGCGACGGCGGCCGCAGGATCATCTTCGACCAGGAACCCGACCGCAGCGTGGCCAGCCGGCAGGGCGGCATGGACGCCTATATCGCCAATCACTGGGGCGAGGGCGCGCAGCTTTCCGGTCTGAAACGCATCACCCTCGACGGCATGCCCGCGGCGACGGCCGTGGCGCCGGTGACTGCCAACAACCAGCCCTATGCGGCCCGGCTGGTCGCCATCCGGTTCGACGAGAACCGCATTTATCGCTTCGTGTTCCTCGCTCCGCGCAATGACGGCCGCGCGCTATCCTCAATGTACGAGCGGACCGTCGGCAGCTTCGAGCGGCTGACCGCCAGCGAGGCGCGGCAGCTTCAGCCGCTTCGGCTGCAAGTCGTGACCGTCGACAGCAACGACACGGTTTCCAGCCTGTCGAGTTCCGCGGGCGCGGAAGGTTTCGCCGAGCAGCGTTTCCGCGTGCTGAACGACCTCGGCGGCGAGGACGGGCTGCGGCCCGGCCGGCGCGTCAAGGTGGTCCGCGTCGGCGGCTGA
- a CDS encoding SOS response-associated peptidase, which yields MCGRYSLTTPLEALRRVFAFEGSPNLAPRYNIAPTQSAPVLRRHPDGRLLCHQLRWGLVPSWAKDMSGAARMINARSETVAEKPAFRAAFARRRCLVPADGFYEWQKLESGKQPWRIVMADRSPFAFAGLWERWERPEKGTIDSYTILTTDAAPGIAEIHHRMPVILDAADHDAWLDPDAGRDALLDLAKPNDGVTAYRVSARVGNVHNDDADLIEPVDA from the coding sequence ATGTGCGGACGCTACAGCCTGACGACGCCGCTGGAAGCGCTCCGGCGGGTCTTCGCCTTCGAGGGCTCGCCCAACCTGGCGCCCCGCTACAACATTGCCCCGACCCAGTCCGCGCCGGTGCTGCGCCGGCATCCGGACGGCCGGCTGCTGTGCCACCAACTCCGCTGGGGTCTCGTCCCCTCCTGGGCGAAGGACATGTCGGGGGCCGCCCGCATGATCAACGCGCGTTCGGAGACCGTCGCGGAGAAACCCGCCTTCCGGGCAGCCTTCGCCCGACGCCGCTGCCTCGTGCCCGCGGACGGCTTCTACGAATGGCAGAAGCTGGAAAGCGGCAAGCAACCCTGGCGCATCGTCATGGCGGACCGGTCGCCCTTCGCCTTCGCAGGGCTGTGGGAACGCTGGGAGCGTCCCGAGAAGGGCACGATCGACAGCTACACCATCCTGACGACGGACGCCGCACCCGGAATCGCCGAAATCCATCATCGCATGCCTGTCATCCTCGACGCCGCGGACCACGACGCCTGGCTGGATCCGGACGCCGGCCGGGACGCGTTGCTCGATCTGGCCAAGCCCAATGATGGTGTGACGGCCTATCGTGTCTCTGCCCGGGTGGGCAATGTGCACAACGACGACGCCGATCTGATCGAGCCCGTGGACGCCTGA
- the groL gene encoding chaperonin GroEL (60 kDa chaperone family; promotes refolding of misfolded polypeptides especially under stressful conditions; forms two stacked rings of heptamers to form a barrel-shaped 14mer; ends can be capped by GroES; misfolded proteins enter the barrel where they are refolded when GroES binds) encodes MSVKDVKFGIDARTKMAKGVETLADAVKVTLGPKGRNVVIEKSFGAPRITKDGVTVAKEIELKDKFENMGAQMVREVASRTNDEAGDGTTTATVLAASIMREGLKSVAAGMNPMDLKRGIDLAVEKVVADLKKRSTDITTNSQVAQVGTISANGETDIGDKIAEAMEKVGKEGVITVEESKGLETELDVVEGMQFDRGYLSPYFVTNAEKMVAELEKPYILLHEKKLSNLQPMLPILEAVVQSQRPLLIIAEDVEGEALATLVVNKLRGGLKIAAVKAPGFGDRRKAMLEDIAILTGGEVISEDLGIKLESVTLDMLGQAERVTINKEETTIVDGSGEKENIQARCGQIRKQIDDTTSDYDREKLQERLAKLAGGVAVIKVGGASEIEVKEKKDRVDDALHSTRAAVEEGIVPGGGTALLYATRALEGLKGANNDQTVGVEIVRRALQAPARQIAENAGVDGAVVAGKLLDQKDANYGFNAATEKYENLVKAGVIDPTKVVRTALQDAASVAGLLITTEAMVADRPDDNKSSGGGMPDMGGMGGMGGMM; translated from the coding sequence ATGTCCGTGAAAGACGTGAAATTTGGCATCGACGCCCGCACCAAGATGGCGAAGGGCGTCGAGACCCTGGCCGACGCCGTCAAGGTGACCCTGGGCCCCAAGGGCCGTAATGTGGTCATCGAGAAGTCGTTCGGCGCGCCGCGCATCACCAAGGACGGCGTCACCGTCGCCAAGGAGATCGAACTCAAGGACAAGTTCGAGAACATGGGCGCGCAGATGGTCCGCGAGGTCGCCTCGAGGACCAATGATGAAGCCGGCGACGGCACCACCACCGCTACCGTTCTGGCCGCCTCGATCATGCGCGAAGGCCTGAAGTCGGTTGCTGCCGGCATGAACCCGATGGACCTCAAGCGCGGCATCGACCTGGCCGTCGAGAAGGTCGTGGCCGATCTCAAGAAGCGCTCGACCGACATCACCACCAATTCGCAGGTGGCTCAGGTCGGCACGATCTCCGCCAACGGCGAGACCGACATCGGCGACAAGATCGCCGAGGCGATGGAGAAGGTCGGCAAGGAAGGCGTCATCACCGTCGAGGAGTCCAAGGGTCTGGAGACCGAGCTGGACGTCGTCGAGGGCATGCAGTTCGACCGCGGCTATCTCTCGCCGTACTTCGTGACCAACGCCGAGAAGATGGTTGCCGAGCTCGAGAAGCCCTACATCCTGCTGCACGAGAAGAAGCTGTCCAATCTGCAGCCCATGCTGCCGATTCTGGAGGCTGTCGTTCAGTCCCAGCGTCCGCTGCTGATCATCGCCGAGGACGTCGAGGGCGAGGCCCTGGCGACCCTGGTGGTGAACAAGCTGCGTGGCGGCCTGAAGATCGCCGCCGTCAAGGCGCCGGGCTTCGGCGATCGCCGCAAGGCCATGCTGGAGGACATCGCCATCCTGACGGGCGGCGAGGTGATCTCCGAAGATCTGGGCATCAAGCTGGAGAGCGTCACGCTCGACATGCTGGGCCAGGCCGAGCGCGTCACCATCAACAAGGAAGAAACCACCATCGTTGATGGCTCGGGCGAGAAGGAGAATATCCAGGCTCGCTGCGGCCAGATCCGCAAGCAGATCGACGACACCACCTCCGACTACGACCGCGAGAAGCTGCAGGAGCGGCTGGCCAAGCTGGCCGGCGGCGTTGCGGTGATCAAGGTCGGCGGCGCTTCCGAGATCGAGGTGAAGGAGAAGAAGGACCGCGTCGACGACGCCCTCCACTCCACCCGCGCCGCGGTCGAGGAAGGCATCGTTCCGGGCGGCGGCACCGCGCTGCTCTACGCCACGCGGGCGCTTGAAGGCCTCAAGGGCGCCAACAACGACCAGACCGTGGGCGTCGAGATCGTCCGCCGCGCCCTGCAGGCGCCGGCGCGTCAGATCGCCGAGAACGCCGGTGTCGACGGCGCCGTCGTGGCCGGCAAGCTGCTGGACCAGAAGGACGCCAACTACGGCTTCAACGCCGCGACCGAGAAGTACGAGAACCTGGTCAAGGCCGGTGTCATCGATCCGACCAAGGTGGTTCGCACCGCGCTGCAGGACGCCGCGTCCGTGGCCGGCCTGCTGATCACCACCGAGGCCATGGTCGCCGACCGGCCGGACGACAACAAGTCCTCCGGCGGCGGCATGCCCGACATGGGCGGCATGGGCGGCATGGGCGGCATGATGTAA
- the groES gene encoding co-chaperone GroES: MGFRPLHDRVLVRRVESEEKTAGGIIIPENAKEKPSEGEIVAAGPGARNDRGETVAMDVKAGDRILFGKWSGTEVKIDGEDLLIMKESDILGVIEGSAQAKAA, encoded by the coding sequence CGCGTGCTCGTCCGTCGCGTCGAGTCGGAGGAGAAGACCGCGGGCGGCATCATCATTCCCGAGAACGCCAAGGAGAAGCCGAGCGAGGGCGAAATCGTCGCCGCCGGTCCGGGCGCGCGCAACGACCGGGGCGAGACCGTCGCCATGGACGTCAAGGCGGGCGACCGGATCCTGTTCGGCAAGTGGTCGGGCACCGAGGTCAAGATCGATGGCGAGGATCTCCTGATCATGAAGGAATCCGACATCCTCGGCGTGATCGAAGGTTCTGCGCAGGCGAAGGCGGCCTGA